The Spirochaetota bacterium genomic sequence TCCAGCAAAAGGAAATGGGTGCAGTGGTGATTGCGTTAAGCCCTGAAGAAGGGAGCAAGGATGATTTCAGGGAAAATGTTGCCATAACTGTAGAAAATATGACAGACAATGTAACACTGGAACAATATTTTGAGCTATCGCAAAAAAATCTTAAAAATTATTCAAAAGATTACAAGCTATTGTATAAAAATACTACCTGGCTTGCTAAAAAACCTGCCATGATTTTAGGTTTTACATACTCAATGAGTGGTCTCAAATTGAAGGTGTTACAGTATTATTGCCTCAATAACAGTAAAGCATATGTAATAACCTGTACAGCACTGCCGCATTCATTTGGCCGTTATGAAGAATCATTTTTAAAGATAGTGAGGTCTTTTCGTTTTGAAAAGAAATAATGTAAACATCACATTATTTTGAATGTATTGTGCATAAATTATTTATTGAAGAAACAGGAATAATAATATCTCCAAGATCTAAAAAAGCATTTATCAAGCTTATATGTGTAAATGCAGATATATCATTGACTGTGATGTATGCTTCTTTGATTTTTCCTTCATCAATGAGTTTGGCGCGTTTTGTGCCTGCAAGAAGCGGCGTTTTTGGGGTAAACCACATGCTGCCATCATACAGGGCTACATTTGCTGAAGAGCTATCGGTAACTAACCCCCTTTTTATAATTAAAATATCGTCGGCATTTCCACGTTGTTCAAATAGCTGCGTTATCCGTGATCTATCTGCATATTTATAGGGGTAATCTATAGTATCGTCTACTATAATTGTTACTGTGGATATAGATTTTCTTTTATACAATTCATATTCAATTTTTTTTACTGTTGCATTGTAATACACCCGTATTTTCCAGATACCTTGCGTTGCATAATCAGGTACAGTAATGTAATCGCTGATAGTCAGTGTATCATTGCAGCCAAATAAATCGTATCGGCTTTTATTCATTCGGACAGTGTGATAGTGAATATTTTTTATTTCACCATCAACGCAGCATAGCGATTCAATTAACAGGGACATAGACTTTTTCAACCATTTCATTGTATTCTTGAACTGGATTGCTGTAAACAGTTATACCGCCACCACTTTTATACACCAACCCAGAATTTTGTTCAATAAACCGTATCATAACTGCACTCAATACGTTTGTGCCGTCAAAATAACCAAAAACCCCCGTATAATATCCTCTTTGGTATATTTCAGCTTCCTTTAGGATTTCAACTGTTTTTTTCTTGGGTGCACCGGTTACCGAACCTGCGGGCAACAGTGTTGCAAAGATATCACCAAGGTGTTGATGGTAATTGGCAAAAAGAGTTCCCTTTATTTTTGAACTTGTTTGTATCAATTCTTTTGTATGTGTCTTTACGGTGCTGCAATATCTGAATTTTTCAACAGTAACATTATATGATACTTTTGCTAAATCATTTCTGAGTAAATCAACTACCGTGATATGTTCAGCAAATTCCTTGTGATCATTGAGTAAAATATTTTTGGCATTAGGTATATGTGCATCAATAGTTCCTTTCATTGGAAATGTATAGATAGTACCTTGAGCGATAGTTACAAATGCCTCGGGCGAAAAGACAACAAATTCGTCATTAAATAACAATTTGTATGGTGCATTGCTGTGAATAAATAGTTCGTAGAGCGAATAATTTGTAATAATTGGAGTGGGAAATGTGAGATTAGCTAAATAGGAGTTGCCTTCTTTAAGGTGTTGCTGTACACAATTGAATGCATGTAAATATTCGTTGAATGGTACAGGAAATCTTTCAAAGTAAAGTTTTGAAGAAGTTAGTGTTTTTTGTGATGTATTTGTGTATTCATTAAAGGAGAATAGTATTGTATCAGGTACACTGTGTATTGGACAAATAAACGGTCGTTGGCCAAGGTAATCAATAACAAAAAGAAATGGAATGCAGCGCTTGCCGTAATAATTCATAGGCTCAAGGGCAGCAGGGTCAATTATATAACTATCGTATTGTAATTTTGTTACAAGTGCATCATCTATTTGCATAGCAGTATACACATCCAAACTTACAGGTGTTATATGTTCCAATGTCAATACTTTTTGCACAAAGGCAGTGTGGGCGCTGATGCAAATCCTTTGCAAACATTTTATCTGTTTTTATAATTTGCTGTATGAGCTGTGCATCAATACAGGCTCCATTAGGAATACCAAAGCGCGATATATCGCTGCAGCAGGTTTGTATGTGCATATCGTATTTGGCAGCAATAGCACCCAATGATGAAAAAAATGTGTATAAGTCATCATTGTTAAAAATATCAAAAGGATTAAATAGTATTGCATATTCTTTATGCAGAGCAAACCTGCGTTGAACTTTTTTATATGGTTCCATTATGCTTATAATTGCTCTTTGAGTGAAACCGGATAACTGTTTTGCAATGTTTTCAAAATTGTGCAGGTGAAAATCAAAATCAAGGTCCTTGGAAAAAATTATTGGGTCATACCGCCACACCATCTTATGAGTGCCAATCCTTCTACTTAATGTTGTAAATATATGTATTGTGTCTGTTAGCTTAGGGGCATTAGGTTCAAGCCATCTGGGATAACCGGTAATTGTATAGAGGAACATATATTCATAATTCATACGGTCTAATTCATCTAAATGGTTTAGTAATGGTGCTGGGAATCGAGTCCAGAATACAATGATATCTACATCCTCAGGCAAAAGCAAGACTTCTTTACTCTGTGCGGGATTAAATGGATTTTTTACCGTACATGTGCCTTTTTGTAAGCAATTGATAAACCACTGTGAATAAAATGCAGGGATATCAGTTCGTCGGCTTGCACTTATTATCATAGTAACTATCGCCGGTATTAATTATACTAAGTAGCCTTCATGAATTAAAGCTTCTTTAATTACACTGTCAATATCAACTTTTTTAAACACAGATAAAAAAATCTTTTGAGGAGAAGAATAAAATGTCATGGTTTCTTTTGTAACAGGATGACTAAATTGTAAATAGATAGCGTGAAGGGCAATGGCAGATTCATTAGTTATTCTTTCACCTCCATATTTTGTATCATTGAGTATTGGCATTTTTAGGTTAGACAGCTGTGAACGTATCTGATGCTTTTTGCCCGTATACAGTTGTATGAGTACAAGCGAATATTCTTGTTGGGTATGAATACGCTTATATTTTAACGAAGCATGCATACCACTGTTTTCATTGTTATTAACAAGCGTTTTATCGTGTACTCTAATAAGCCTGTCATACACTGTGTGCCAATTGTTATCAGTGGAAGTAGGAGTTTTGACTGCAGCACAATATAACTTGATTACATCATGGCTCCTGAATTGAGCTGATACACGTGAAGCAGCCTTTGATGTTTTTGCATAAACAATAAGCCCTGCAACCTGCTTATCAAGCCTGTGAACTAGACCTAAAAAAACATTACCCGGTTTATTATATGTTATTTTGATGTATTCCTTAATAATTTCCAGCAATGATTCAGAATTAGTGTAATCCTTTTGACATAATAGCCCATAAGGTTTTTCAACCACAATAATATGATTGTCTTCGTATATTATAGGTATATTTCTATAGATTTTCATGATAATGGTGATATATTAAAAGTATGATTTACACACTATAGTAGCACTAACTATTGAAATGCAATATTTTTAATGGCTGGATGCGTCTGCTCAAAACTAATGAAAATAGTTACCAATGTCATTCTGAGCGTAGCGAAGAATCTAAATTTTATATATCTAATATTCTTTTAGTCAATTCTTTTCTTCACAACGACATAATTAAATACTATTATAAATAAGGAACACTTAATGCAAAAACATGAACATAAAGGAAAATCAAGCAGTGCATATATCAATGCAGAAGAAGTCATTGCAAAGCTACCGCTTGTAAATGGGATGCATATTCTTGATGCTGGATGTGGTGATGGTTATTTTTCAGTTGCTCTTTCAAAACAGTTTCCTGATTCAACAATATATGCTCTAGATTATAATGAGGAATCAATCACTACATTATCTGATTTTGCCAGGGATAATAATTACAACAATCTAAAACCAGTAGTTGGTGATATTACAAAAGATATTCCTTTCAAGACTGATGCAATCATTATGGTAAATGTATTGCATGGTCTGGTATATAATCATGAAATTGATATTACAATGCATAACATAGTAAAATCTTTGCAAAAAGATGGATTTTTGGTAATTATTGATTTTTATAAACGCGAAGGTATCCCCGGTCCATCCATGGATGTCAAATTATCCGTTGATCAGACTACAGCAACACTATACCAGTGTGGATTTAAAATTATAAATATTTTTCCTGCCGGACAATATCACTACGCCGTTGTAGCAAAGATGAAATAATTGCCTTTATATCAAAAAATTATTAAAGAGCCTATTTCTTTAGTTTAAGGAATTTTTGGAATAATTGTGCATTAGTGTCAATAAATGCAATAATATCCTTTATAATTTTCCCTTTGAAGGCATCTTTTCTTACAAGTCTAAAAAATAACTGAGTGGTGTCATTATAAAAAAGCAGAACAGTATTTTTTTCTACAAGAATATGTGCTCCACCGGCAAGCTCGTTGATAATTTCCTGCTGCAGATAAAGTTTTTGTTTTTTATCAGGATAGCTATAAATAGTATTTATTAAACCCTTTTTATTTTGCTGTGCGATAGTTACTGAAATAATTGCATATTGCTGACATAAACTTTCAATAGGATTTTGCATTTGTGGTTTTGCTACCGTTTTTTCTGTTTTTTGAGTAATAGGTTCGGTGGCTTTCTTTTGTTGAGTGATTATTATTGCAACTGAAAGTATGATAAATACTATAACTATCAGAAGATTTTCAAGTGCTAACTTAATTATGAGATTTTTTGGTAATATATAACTATATGCTGTAAAGATCGTATACGGTGAAGAAGTATACACAAAAAAATAGTATTTTGTATTGTTATAATACCGTGTAATTTGCGGAAAAGTTGTAGTTGGCAATAACTTCTTTTGGGAAATATCAGTAATTATAGCATCAAAAACTTTTTGATTGATAACTTTGTCTTTTTTTGCTGCAATAAGAACCCTGAATTCATTATCTGCAATAGCAATAAATGATAATTGCTGAAGGGATTTTACCTGTTCTTCAAGGCATTTAGGTAATTCCTTATCCCCTCGTATGCCCGCTATATTTGTTTTTTGCAGAATTACTTCCAATTGTTTAATAATGGTACTGTTTTCAACAGTAAGAAAACCTATATACTGTGGCTCAAATGAAGAAATCCTATATTTTGAATACATAACAACAGAAGCAAAACATAATATACACATTACAACAATTACTATTGGTTTTTTCATAGTTTTTTTTCAGTCCATTAAGAATGTAAAATATTATTGAGTATAACTGTATTTAATATCGGTGTGTAAGGAACCAATACTAAATACAGTTTAGAATGCTATTTCAGCTGTAAGTATATTGGTGATACATCTATCAGTGGATGTTCATCAAATGTTTTGTTGAGTGCAATGATTGTTTCAATATCACCAACAAGTCTCCCTTTGCCTTTGAATATATATTCATGATCAGGTGCATACATTACAGTGCCCTTCACATCTTTGTGTACTTCTTCTTTGGGTATATAGTCAACAAGAGTAACTGTTTTAGGTAACGATTTTAATAAATTCTTAATCTCATCGCCATACTTTTTGGCATAGCATTCAAAGGTAAATTCAAACGATGCGCTCTCTATTTTTTTAACCGATTTGATGTACCTTTTATTGATGATTGATCCTTCTTGCTGCTTTTTCACGGCAGCTTCAAATTTTTTCCATGATTTAGATTCAATGATAATATGCTGCAACCTTGTTGTTAAGGTTAGCAATTCTTTTATTACTTCAGTAAATGTAATTGCTTTTACGTTTACCTTTTTGCTCAGATAGTAAATAAAACTTTTGCCCGTAGCAAGTTTATATCCTTCAAGCATGCCATACACAAAGTTATAATTACCTTCCAATACCACCTCGTAAAATGTTTTGGCCATACTATCACCTCCTTTTATTAAAATATTAGGAGGGGATAAGGGCAAGAGTGGCTGCCCTTATCCTCTGATAGTATGTTACACAAAAAATATGTATGTTACAAGTATAAAAATTGGAACAAGTATGGGAATTGAATATTTAAACATGTAGCCAAAAAAGCTTGGCATTTTTACACCTGCTTCTTCAGCAATGGATTTTACCATGAAGTTAGGAGCATTGCCAATATAGGTGTTTGCGCCCATGAACACTGCACCTGCTGCAATTGCTTCAAGATAGATGTTATTTTCGGCAATTAGTCTGTGGACAGCTTCAATCTCAGGCATACCTGCATAAAAGCTTCCCAAAGCCGTATTAAAGAAGGTTAAATAGGTAGGAGCATTATCAAGAAAGCTTGA encodes the following:
- a CDS encoding class I SAM-dependent methyltransferase; the encoded protein is MQKHEHKGKSSSAYINAEEVIAKLPLVNGMHILDAGCGDGYFSVALSKQFPDSTIYALDYNEESITTLSDFARDNNYNNLKPVVGDITKDIPFKTDAIIMVNVLHGLVYNHEIDITMHNIVKSLQKDGFLVIIDFYKREGIPGPSMDVKLSVDQTTATLYQCGFKIINIFPAGQYHYAVVAKMK
- a CDS encoding DUF1848 domain-containing protein — protein: MIISASRRTDIPAFYSQWFINCLQKGTCTVKNPFNPAQSKEVLLLPEDVDIIVFWTRFPAPLLNHLDELDRMNYEYMFLYTITGYPRWLEPNAPKLTDTIHIFTTLSRRIGTHKMVWRYDPIIFSKDLDFDFHLHNFENIAKQLSGFTQRAIISIMEPYKKVQRRFALHKEYAILFNPFDIFNNDDLYTFFSSLGAIAAKYDMHIQTCCSDISRFGIPNGACIDAQLIQQIIKTDKMFAKDLHQRPHCLCAKSIDIGTYNTCKFGCVYCYANR
- a CDS encoding aminotransferase class IV, which translates into the protein MSLLIESLCCVDGEIKNIHYHTVRMNKSRYDLFGCNDTLTISDYITVPDYATQGIWKIRVYYNATVKKIEYELYKRKSISTVTIIVDDTIDYPYKYADRSRITQLFEQRGNADDILIIKRGLVTDSSSANVALYDGSMWFTPKTPLLAGTKRAKLIDEGKIKEAYITVNDISAFTHISLINAFLDLGDIIIPVSSINNLCTIHSK
- a CDS encoding RluA family pseudouridine synthase; protein product: MKIYRNIPIIYEDNHIIVVEKPYGLLCQKDYTNSESLLEIIKEYIKITYNKPGNVFLGLVHRLDKQVAGLIVYAKTSKAASRVSAQFRSHDVIKLYCAAVKTPTSTDNNWHTVYDRLIRVHDKTLVNNNENSGMHASLKYKRIHTQQEYSLVLIQLYTGKKHQIRSQLSNLKMPILNDTKYGGERITNESAIALHAIYLQFSHPVTKETMTFYSSPQKIFLSVFKKVDIDSVIKEALIHEGYLV
- a CDS encoding DcrB-related protein, which produces MRYSAILISVIVLNIVLLSGCARKEKGRYYNDEYGFSIVFPKYWEIQQKEMGAVVIALSPEEGSKDDFRENVAITVENMTDNVTLEQYFELSQKNLKNYSKDYKLLYKNTTWLAKKPAMILGFTYSMSGLKLKVLQYYCLNNSKAYVITCTALPHSFGRYEESFLKIVRSFRFEKK
- a CDS encoding aminodeoxychorismate synthase component I — its product is MNYYGKRCIPFLFVIDYLGQRPFICPIHSVPDTILFSFNEYTNTSQKTLTSSKLYFERFPVPFNEYLHAFNCVQQHLKEGNSYLANLTFPTPIITNYSLYELFIHSNAPYKLLFNDEFVVFSPEAFVTIAQGTIYTFPMKGTIDAHIPNAKNILLNDHKEFAEHITVVDLLRNDLAKVSYNVTVEKFRYCSTVKTHTKELIQTSSKIKGTLFANYHQHLGDIFATLLPAGSVTGAPKKKTVEILKEAEIYQRGYYTGVFGYFDGTNVLSAVMIRFIEQNSGLVYKSGGGITVYSNPVQEYNEMVEKVYVPVN